The following are encoded in a window of Amycolatopsis lexingtonensis genomic DNA:
- a CDS encoding AraC family transcriptional regulator, with protein sequence MAELAAPAVGDWDFPRGTASIELMTRFAAERGLAAEKLLAATSLSPELLTDAGVQVDARQELAVVRALIELDGSDATALELGSRYRVTTFGIFGFACISSPTLRDAMLFALRYFDLSFAFCIPRVTLESDQLTLELDDTRVPADVARFLVLRDLAAIFTVMRDLLPEIALDDLSFRHEPAAVDAYVAAFGLRPRFGADACRATLDPALLTLPLPQANDQTVALCAAQCEALVARRRQRSGISQQVRERLVRLGGVDAGMDEIARQLTLSTRTLRRRLTEAGTSYRALVDEVRHTLAEELLDTGVLSVEDVAYRLGYAEASSFIYAFKRWTGMTPAAFARRFRAARQAPPGRSPSAGSGSNR encoded by the coding sequence ATGGCCGAGCTCGCCGCCCCCGCCGTCGGGGACTGGGACTTCCCGCGCGGCACCGCCAGCATCGAACTGATGACCCGGTTCGCCGCCGAGCGCGGGCTGGCCGCCGAGAAGCTGCTCGCCGCGACGTCGCTGTCCCCGGAGCTGCTCACCGACGCGGGCGTCCAGGTCGACGCGCGCCAGGAGCTCGCCGTCGTCCGGGCGCTGATCGAACTCGACGGTTCGGACGCGACCGCGCTCGAGCTCGGCAGCCGTTACCGCGTCACCACCTTCGGGATCTTCGGCTTCGCCTGCATCAGCAGCCCGACGCTGCGCGACGCGATGCTGTTCGCGCTGCGCTACTTCGACCTCAGCTTCGCCTTCTGCATCCCCCGCGTCACGCTCGAGAGCGACCAGCTGACGCTCGAGCTCGACGACACCCGCGTCCCCGCCGACGTCGCCCGGTTCCTCGTGCTGCGCGACCTGGCCGCCATCTTCACGGTGATGCGCGACCTGCTGCCGGAGATCGCGCTGGACGACCTGAGCTTCCGGCACGAGCCGGCCGCGGTGGACGCTTACGTGGCGGCGTTCGGGCTGCGGCCCCGCTTCGGCGCCGACGCCTGCCGCGCGACGCTCGACCCGGCGCTGCTGACGCTCCCGCTGCCGCAGGCCAACGACCAGACCGTCGCCTTGTGCGCGGCGCAGTGCGAGGCGCTCGTCGCGCGGCGGCGGCAGCGTTCGGGCATCTCGCAGCAGGTCCGGGAACGCCTGGTGCGCCTGGGCGGCGTCGACGCCGGAATGGACGAGATCGCCCGTCAGCTGACGCTCAGCACGCGCACGCTGCGCCGCCGCCTGACCGAAGCGGGCACGAGCTACCGGGCGCTGGTCGACGAAGTCCGCCACACGCTGGCCGAGGAGCTGCTCGACACCGGCGTGCTGTCGGTCGAGGACGTCGCCTACCGGCTCGGGTACGCCGAGGCGTCGAGCTTCATCTACGCGTTCAAGCGCTGGACCGGGATGACGCCGGCGGCGTTCGCCCGTCGGTTCCGCGCCGCTCGGCAAGCACCGCCGGGTAGGTCACCTTCAGCAGGTTCAGGATCGAATCGGTGA
- a CDS encoding winged helix DNA-binding domain-containing protein — translation METLSRRALNRATLERQLLLRRAKLSAFEAVEHLAGLQAQAPFPPYYALWPRLHGFRPADLAALLESRQVVRIALMRGTVHLVTAVDALAWRPVVQVLYERDLKANTQHAAPLAGLDHDEVAAAARELLSRSPLSSTALGTELARRWDAPAASLTHLARARLPLVQTPPRAIWGKAGQTTYACLEDWVGSPLSPPSPASLISRYLRAFGPASVADVQAWAGITRLGEVAASMDLRRYRDPDGRELMDLPELTVPDPDVPAPPRLLGPFDQTILSYADRTRVISDDYRKRVITQNGLVKGTLLVGGFVRGFWEIKTAKKAAVVELKPFEKLPKRDLAALESAAGQLMSWAEPGAETQEVRVLPAA, via the coding sequence GTGGAGACGTTGAGCCGACGGGCCTTGAACCGGGCGACGCTGGAGCGCCAGCTGCTGCTCCGCCGCGCGAAGCTGTCCGCTTTCGAGGCGGTCGAGCACCTGGCCGGGCTCCAGGCACAGGCGCCGTTCCCGCCGTACTACGCGCTGTGGCCGCGGCTGCACGGGTTCCGGCCGGCGGACCTGGCAGCGCTGCTGGAGAGCAGGCAGGTGGTCCGGATCGCGCTGATGCGCGGCACGGTCCACCTGGTGACGGCGGTGGACGCGCTGGCGTGGCGGCCGGTGGTCCAGGTGCTGTACGAACGCGACCTCAAGGCGAACACCCAGCACGCGGCTCCGCTGGCCGGCCTGGACCACGACGAGGTCGCCGCGGCGGCGCGTGAACTGCTTTCGCGCTCGCCGTTGTCGAGCACCGCGCTGGGCACGGAGCTGGCCCGGCGGTGGGACGCCCCGGCGGCGTCCCTGACCCACCTGGCCCGGGCGCGGCTGCCGCTGGTGCAGACCCCGCCGCGGGCGATCTGGGGCAAGGCCGGGCAGACGACGTACGCGTGCCTGGAGGACTGGGTCGGCTCCCCGCTCTCGCCGCCTTCGCCCGCTTCGCTGATCTCGCGCTACCTGCGCGCGTTCGGCCCGGCCTCGGTGGCGGACGTCCAGGCGTGGGCGGGCATCACCCGGCTCGGCGAGGTGGCCGCTTCGATGGACTTGCGGCGCTACCGCGACCCGGATGGCCGCGAGCTGATGGACCTGCCGGAGCTCACGGTGCCGGACCCCGACGTACCGGCCCCGCCGCGGCTGCTGGGGCCGTTCGACCAGACGATCCTGTCCTACGCCGACCGGACGCGGGTGATCTCCGACGACTACCGCAAGCGAGTCATCACGCAGAACGGGCTGGTCAAGGGAACCCTGCTGGTGGGCGGCTTCGTCCGCGGGTTCTGGGAGATCAAGACGGCGAAGAAGGCGGCGGTGGTCGAGCTGAAGCCGTTCGAGAAGCTGCCGAAGCGGGACTTGGCGGCGCTGGAAAGCGCGGCCGGGCAGCTGATGAGCTGGGCGGAGCCGGGCGCGGAGACCCAGGAGGTCAGGGTGCTGCCCGCAGCGTGA
- a CDS encoding barstar family protein, with product MLPRCVLVEDDGDRRIPCAAAGREIRPALYALAAVDRFGIEAEVSLVRLDIAEWFPRGGHLADLVLREPLHDPPAPAARPIWELWSAGPPAVKNLWAGHDRVEWLRAALAHRTGDGPDRPPGACYQVDGTHVADVTSFYCALGEAVNGPGGYFGRNLDALADCLRGGFGATAPFTVVGPEVPRVREVLEAAGVTLRAAP from the coding sequence GTGCTCCCGCGGTGTGTGCTGGTCGAAGACGACGGCGACCGGCGCATCCCCTGCGCGGCGGCCGGGCGCGAGATCCGCCCGGCGCTGTACGCACTGGCCGCCGTCGACCGCTTCGGGATCGAGGCCGAGGTGAGCCTGGTCCGGCTCGACATCGCCGAGTGGTTCCCGCGCGGTGGCCACCTCGCGGACCTTGTGCTGCGCGAGCCGCTCCACGACCCGCCCGCACCGGCGGCGCGGCCGATCTGGGAGCTGTGGTCGGCCGGACCGCCGGCCGTGAAGAACCTTTGGGCCGGGCACGACCGGGTCGAATGGCTCCGCGCGGCCTTGGCGCACCGCACCGGGGACGGCCCCGACCGGCCACCGGGTGCCTGCTACCAGGTCGATGGCACGCACGTCGCCGACGTGACGAGCTTCTACTGCGCGCTCGGCGAAGCGGTCAATGGCCCGGGCGGGTACTTCGGCCGGAACCTCGACGCGCTCGCCGACTGCCTGAGAGGCGGTTTCGGTGCGACCGCCCCGTTCACCGTCGTGGGTCCCGAGGTGCCGCGAGTCCGCGAAGTGCTCGAAGCCGCCGGCGTCACGCTGCGGGCAGCACCCTGA
- a CDS encoding flavin-containing monooxygenase, which produces MSSSAKGPSVLIVGTGFGGIGTAIELKRAGFTDFTILESAAEAGGVWRDNTYPGAACDIPSPLYSFSFEPNPRWPKRFSHQPDILAYLRGVIAKYGLEPHIRYRTEVTGAAFDEARGVWRVETKDGETYEANVFVPAVGQLSRPVLPNIPGRENFAGDAFHSARWDHGVELAGKRVAVIGTGASAVQFVPELRKHAQHVTVFQRTPPYVMAKSDPTYRRWQHWLFEHLPPTQLLGRLRIFLLAEYATYAMTKHPVLAKMFELRTAQLRRRHIKDRELRAKLTPSYPLGCKRILFTNDYLPALAQPNVDVETRRITEITEKGVRVEGGTELEADVLVYGTGFAATEFLGRMEVTGLGGRSLRDEWSGGARAYLGMAVPGFPNLFCVYGPNTNLGAGSIIYMIERQARYIRQAVERLARPGVSYLDVLPEVEQRYDEEVQNRLGHSVWSACTSWYRQADGRVTTNWPGLVTEYDRRTRRLDPADYRVVA; this is translated from the coding sequence ATGAGTAGTTCGGCGAAGGGGCCGTCGGTGCTGATCGTGGGCACCGGGTTCGGCGGCATCGGGACGGCGATCGAACTGAAGCGCGCCGGGTTCACCGACTTCACGATCCTGGAGAGCGCGGCCGAGGCCGGCGGGGTCTGGCGCGACAACACCTACCCCGGCGCCGCCTGCGACATCCCGTCGCCGCTGTACTCCTTCTCCTTCGAGCCCAACCCGCGGTGGCCGAAGCGGTTCTCGCACCAGCCGGACATCCTCGCCTACCTGCGCGGCGTCATCGCCAAGTACGGCCTCGAGCCACACATCCGGTACCGGACCGAGGTCACCGGGGCCGCCTTCGACGAAGCGCGCGGCGTCTGGCGCGTCGAGACGAAGGACGGCGAGACGTACGAAGCGAACGTCTTCGTCCCCGCCGTCGGGCAGCTGTCGCGGCCGGTGCTGCCGAACATCCCCGGCCGCGAGAACTTCGCCGGCGACGCCTTCCACTCCGCGCGCTGGGACCACGGCGTCGAGCTGGCCGGCAAGCGCGTCGCCGTGATCGGGACCGGGGCCAGCGCCGTGCAGTTCGTGCCCGAACTGCGCAAGCACGCCCAGCACGTCACCGTCTTCCAGCGCACGCCGCCGTACGTCATGGCGAAGTCCGACCCGACCTACCGGCGGTGGCAGCACTGGCTGTTCGAGCACCTGCCGCCCACGCAGCTGCTCGGCCGGCTGCGGATCTTCCTGCTCGCCGAGTACGCGACCTACGCGATGACGAAACACCCCGTGCTGGCCAAGATGTTCGAGCTGCGGACCGCGCAGCTGCGCCGCCGCCACATCAAGGACCGCGAGCTGCGCGCGAAGCTGACGCCGTCCTATCCCCTGGGCTGCAAGCGGATCCTCTTCACCAACGACTACCTGCCCGCGCTGGCCCAGCCGAACGTCGACGTCGAGACGCGGCGGATCACCGAGATCACCGAGAAGGGCGTCCGGGTCGAGGGTGGGACCGAGCTCGAAGCGGACGTCCTGGTCTACGGCACCGGGTTCGCCGCGACGGAGTTCCTCGGCCGGATGGAGGTGACCGGCCTCGGCGGGCGGTCGCTGCGGGACGAGTGGTCGGGCGGCGCGCGGGCGTACCTCGGCATGGCCGTGCCCGGGTTCCCGAACCTGTTCTGCGTCTACGGGCCCAACACCAACCTCGGCGCCGGGTCGATCATCTACATGATCGAGCGCCAGGCCCGCTACATCCGGCAGGCGGTGGAGCGGCTCGCCCGCCCCGGCGTGTCCTATTTGGACGTGCTGCCCGAGGTCGAGCAGCGCTACGACGAAGAAGTGCAGAACCGGCTGGGCCACAGTGTGTGGAGCGCGTGCACGAGCTGGTACCGCCAGGCCGACGGCCGCGTCACGACCAACTGGCCCGGGCTGGTCACCGAGTACGACCGCCGAACCCGGCGGCTCGACCCCGCGGACTACCGGGTGGTGGCGTGA
- a CDS encoding GMC oxidoreductase, whose product MDYDVLVIGSGFGGSVTALRLTEKGYRVGVLETGRRFADDEFAKTSWRLRKYLWAPALGCFGIQRLTLLKNTFVMSGSGVGGGSLVYANTLYEPPDKFYEDPQWAHITDWKAELAPYYDQAKRMLGVVENPATTAADRVLREVADDMGIGHTYRRTPVGVYFGQSGVDPFFGGAGPARQSCTLCGECMTGCRVGAKNTTVKNYLYLAEQAGAVVHPLTTAVSVRPVDGGYAVDTVRTGRRSRRTFTATQVVFSAAALGTQRLLHRLRDNGTLPDVSPRLGLLARTNSEAVLAARSLRKDTDYTRGVAITSSIHPDEVTHVEPVRYGRGSNVMGLMATVLVDGSPGRRRWVLGLRELWRRRRDLVRIHNPRHWSERMIGLLVMQTLDNSVTTYTKRGLFGRRMTTRQGAGSPSPEWIPAGHEVTRRVAEKIGGLPQGAWTDMLNIPITGHFIGGCTIGDSPATGVVDPYQRLYGHPGLHVVDGSAITANLGVNPSLTITAQAERAMAFWPNLGEADPRPELGAEYRRVAAVAPKNPVVPSDAPGALRLPVVPR is encoded by the coding sequence ATGGACTACGACGTCCTGGTGATCGGTTCGGGCTTCGGCGGCAGCGTGACGGCGTTGCGGCTGACCGAGAAGGGCTACCGCGTCGGCGTGCTGGAAACCGGCCGCCGCTTCGCCGACGACGAGTTCGCCAAGACGTCGTGGCGGCTGCGGAAGTACCTGTGGGCGCCCGCGCTGGGCTGTTTCGGCATCCAGCGGCTGACGCTGCTGAAGAACACCTTCGTGATGAGCGGCTCCGGCGTCGGTGGCGGTTCGCTGGTGTACGCGAACACGCTGTACGAGCCCCCGGACAAGTTCTACGAAGACCCGCAGTGGGCGCACATCACGGACTGGAAGGCCGAGCTGGCGCCGTACTACGACCAGGCGAAGCGGATGCTCGGCGTGGTCGAAAACCCGGCGACGACGGCCGCGGACCGGGTGCTCCGCGAGGTGGCCGACGACATGGGCATCGGGCACACCTACCGCCGCACGCCGGTCGGTGTCTACTTCGGACAGTCCGGAGTGGACCCCTTCTTCGGCGGCGCGGGCCCGGCACGGCAGTCGTGCACCCTGTGCGGCGAGTGCATGACCGGCTGCCGGGTCGGGGCGAAGAACACGACCGTCAAGAACTACCTCTACCTGGCCGAGCAAGCGGGGGCGGTGGTGCACCCGCTGACGACGGCGGTGTCGGTGCGGCCGGTCGACGGCGGCTACGCGGTGGACACGGTGCGCACCGGCCGCCGCTCGCGCCGGACGTTCACCGCGACGCAGGTGGTGTTCTCCGCGGCCGCGCTGGGTACGCAACGGCTGCTGCACCGCCTGCGGGACAACGGAACCCTGCCGGACGTGTCGCCGCGGCTCGGCCTGCTGGCGCGCACGAATTCCGAGGCCGTGCTGGCGGCGCGGTCGTTGCGGAAGGACACGGACTACACGCGCGGCGTCGCGATCACGTCGTCGATCCACCCGGACGAGGTGACGCACGTCGAGCCGGTGCGCTACGGGCGCGGCAGCAACGTGATGGGCCTGATGGCGACGGTGCTGGTGGACGGCTCGCCAGGCCGCCGCCGCTGGGTGCTGGGCCTGCGCGAACTGTGGCGGCGACGCCGTGACCTCGTGCGGATCCACAACCCGCGGCACTGGTCGGAGCGGATGATCGGGCTGCTGGTGATGCAGACGCTCGACAATTCCGTGACGACGTACACGAAACGCGGGCTGTTCGGCCGCCGGATGACGACCCGCCAGGGTGCGGGCTCGCCGTCGCCGGAGTGGATCCCGGCCGGCCACGAGGTGACGCGCCGGGTGGCGGAGAAGATCGGTGGCCTCCCGCAGGGCGCGTGGACGGACATGCTGAACATCCCGATCACCGGCCACTTCATCGGCGGCTGCACGATCGGCGACTCCCCGGCGACGGGTGTGGTGGACCCGTACCAGCGGCTGTACGGCCACCCGGGCCTGCACGTGGTGGACGGCTCGGCGATCACGGCGAACCTGGGCGTGAACCCGTCACTGACGATCACGGCCCAGGCGGAGCGGGCGATGGCGTTCTGGCCCAACCTCGGCGAGGCCGACCCTCGTCCCGAACTGGGCGCGGAATACCGGCGGGTGGCGGCGGTGGCCCCGAAGAACCCGGTGGTGCCGTCGGACGCGCCGGGAGCGCTGCGGTTGCCGGTGGTGCCGCGGTGA
- a CDS encoding pyridoxamine 5'-phosphate oxidase family protein has product MQPNEVTDVLNRPASQELLARNIARLGYVAGDGTPRTVPIGFSWNGTEIVLCTAKNAAKVNSLRKNPAVALTIDTEAHPPKILLLRGTSTQETLDHVPDEFLQQAKGMPPEQAAAWEAEVRGLYEDGMVRIKITPSWAKLIDFETTLPSAVEELIRRKNG; this is encoded by the coding sequence GTGCAGCCCAACGAGGTCACCGACGTCCTGAACCGCCCCGCCAGCCAGGAACTCCTCGCCCGGAACATCGCGCGCCTCGGCTACGTCGCCGGAGACGGGACACCGCGGACGGTTCCGATCGGGTTCAGCTGGAACGGCACCGAAATCGTCCTCTGCACTGCGAAAAACGCCGCGAAAGTCAATTCGCTGCGCAAGAACCCCGCCGTCGCGCTGACGATCGACACCGAGGCCCATCCGCCCAAGATCCTGCTCCTCCGCGGGACCAGCACACAAGAGACCCTCGACCACGTCCCCGACGAATTCCTCCAGCAGGCAAAGGGAATGCCGCCCGAGCAGGCCGCCGCCTGGGAAGCCGAGGTCCGCGGGCTGTACGAAGACGGCATGGTGCGGATCAAGATCACCCCGTCCTGGGCGAAGCTGATCGACTTCGAAACCACCCTGCCCAGCGCGGTCGAAGAGCTGATCCGCCGCAAGAACGGCTAA
- a CDS encoding BTAD domain-containing putative transcriptional regulator produces the protein MVRYRVLGTLEAESGGALLDVGHVRRRYVLAALLAEPNRPVPLEQLVTRVWGAHPPHRAAATVRSYVSRLRAAGCVIERTAHGYLLRVDLDALDLHRFREKVALARAAAGDVTAAALFDDALALWRGEPFAGLDSPWLTEIRAGLEAERHAARLDRNDVSLRLGRHAALLAKLPRVAADHPFDERLAGQLILAYYRSGRQADALAHFERVRRRLAGSLGADPGPALRELHRRILAGDPELDAPLARAGARTGSLIELAAIRAVATLLIVAREGDFEAAAWRVRSTADALEKEIGELEAEIGGALVVSGEGGVRLTELGERLRAGARAGVAELAAIFTETRMAERRIGGRLRVGYVASLGGDLVTRVTTEFERRHPACRVTLTPTRIGQRWNETDLLAEGDLDLVLHWSPGGDTRSFAQPNLRTGPALLTVPRGLLLRDDHPLAARATVSLEDLADHRLLDPGKALHPVARDLWAPPVTPSGRPIPRTEEDVPQLIGRTRIGAEDMLSLVARGIGLHISVVSLLERYPFPGLRVIPVADIPPMLAVPVWRASEENEAIRAYVSVATELTAG, from the coding sequence GTGGTCAGGTACCGCGTGCTCGGCACCCTCGAAGCGGAGTCCGGTGGCGCCCTCCTCGACGTCGGCCACGTGCGGCGCCGGTACGTGCTCGCGGCCCTGCTGGCCGAGCCGAACCGGCCGGTGCCGCTCGAGCAGCTCGTCACGCGCGTCTGGGGCGCGCACCCGCCGCACCGGGCGGCCGCGACGGTCCGGAGCTACGTTTCGCGGCTGCGCGCCGCGGGGTGCGTGATCGAGCGGACCGCGCACGGCTACCTGCTGCGCGTCGACCTGGACGCGCTGGACCTGCACCGGTTCCGGGAGAAGGTGGCGCTCGCCCGCGCCGCGGCCGGCGACGTCACCGCGGCCGCGCTCTTCGACGACGCGCTGGCGCTGTGGCGGGGAGAACCGTTCGCCGGGCTGGATTCGCCGTGGCTGACCGAGATCCGGGCGGGCCTGGAAGCCGAGCGGCACGCGGCCCGGCTGGACCGCAACGACGTCTCGCTGCGGCTCGGGCGGCACGCGGCGCTGCTGGCGAAGCTGCCCCGGGTCGCCGCGGACCACCCGTTCGACGAGCGCCTCGCCGGCCAGCTGATCCTCGCCTACTACCGCAGCGGACGGCAGGCGGACGCGCTGGCGCACTTCGAGCGCGTCCGGCGGCGGCTGGCCGGCTCGCTCGGCGCCGACCCGGGCCCGGCCCTGCGGGAGCTGCACCGCCGGATCCTGGCCGGCGACCCCGAGCTGGACGCGCCGCTCGCGCGCGCCGGCGCCCGGACCGGGTCCCTGATCGAGCTGGCCGCGATCCGCGCGGTCGCGACGTTGCTGATCGTGGCGCGCGAAGGCGACTTCGAAGCCGCGGCGTGGCGCGTCCGCAGCACGGCCGACGCGCTGGAGAAGGAGATCGGCGAGCTGGAGGCCGAGATCGGCGGCGCGCTGGTGGTGTCCGGCGAAGGCGGCGTCCGGCTGACGGAGCTGGGGGAGCGGCTGCGCGCGGGCGCCCGCGCGGGCGTGGCGGAGCTGGCGGCGATCTTCACCGAGACCCGGATGGCCGAGCGCCGCATCGGCGGCCGCCTGCGCGTGGGCTACGTGGCGAGCCTCGGCGGCGACCTGGTGACGCGCGTGACGACGGAGTTCGAGCGCCGCCACCCGGCGTGCCGCGTGACCCTGACCCCGACCCGGATCGGCCAGCGCTGGAACGAAACGGACCTGCTCGCCGAGGGCGACCTCGACCTGGTGCTGCACTGGTCCCCGGGCGGCGACACGCGCTCGTTCGCGCAGCCGAACCTGCGCACGGGCCCGGCCCTGCTGACCGTGCCCCGCGGCCTGCTGCTGCGCGACGACCACCCGCTCGCCGCGCGCGCGACGGTCAGCCTGGAGGACCTCGCGGACCACCGCCTGCTCGACCCGGGCAAGGCGCTCCACCCGGTGGCGCGCGACCTGTGGGCCCCGCCGGTCACGCCGTCGGGCCGCCCGATCCCGCGCACCGAGGAGGACGTCCCCCAGCTGATCGGCCGCACCCGCATCGGCGCCGAGGACATGCTTTCCCTGGTGGCGCGCGGCATCGGCCTGCACATCTCGGTGGTGTCGCTGCTGGAGCGCTACCCGTTCCCGGGCCTGCGGGTGATCCCGGTGGCAGACATCCCGCCGATGCTCGCGGTCCCGGTGTGGCGCGCGTCGGAGGAGAACGAAGCGATCCGCGCGTACGTCTCGGTGGCCACGGAACTGACGGCGGGTTAG
- a CDS encoding glycosyl hydrolase family 18 protein — translation MVPKVRIALLSLLSVVTLSLGVTFVLAGSASAANILANPGFEAGTSGWTCTTAPTAVSTPVHSGSSALSASPSSSDTAQCSQTLTVSANTAYKLSAWVQGSYVYLGVSGSATTSTWTPGTSGYQQLSLSFTTGSSTSLTVYLHGWYAQPTYYADDVSLDGPGTPPTTTPPTTTPTTPTTPTTPTTPPTTTTPPTTTTPPPTQGDLPKHVLTGYWQNFYNGAKALKLADVPTKYNIIAVSFADATGTPGAVSFTLDSGLSSQLGGYTDAQFKADVKTVQARGQKVIISVGGQNGTISVGDSTSANNFANSVKSLIANYGFDGVDIDLENGINATYMGQALRSIYNGGGKVITMAPQTIDMQSTQGGYFQLALGIKDILTVVNMQYYNSGTMLGCNGSVYAQGTVDFLTALACIQLQGGLRADQVGLGLPASSQAAGGGYQAPANTVSALNCLAKGTSCGSFKPSATYPAIRGAMTWSINWDASNGYGFANTVSAGLAGLP, via the coding sequence GTGGTCCCCAAGGTTCGCATCGCTCTGCTCTCGTTACTTTCCGTGGTCACGCTGAGCCTCGGCGTGACGTTCGTGCTCGCCGGCAGCGCTTCGGCGGCGAACATCCTGGCCAACCCCGGCTTCGAAGCCGGCACTTCGGGCTGGACCTGCACCACCGCGCCGACCGCGGTGAGCACGCCGGTGCACAGCGGGAGCAGCGCGCTGAGCGCGTCGCCGTCGTCGTCGGACACCGCGCAGTGCTCGCAGACGCTCACCGTTTCGGCGAACACGGCGTACAAGCTCTCGGCGTGGGTCCAGGGCAGCTACGTCTACCTGGGCGTTTCCGGTTCCGCGACGACCAGCACGTGGACGCCGGGCACCAGCGGCTACCAGCAGCTGTCGCTGAGCTTCACCACCGGCTCGAGCACGTCGCTGACGGTGTACCTGCACGGCTGGTACGCCCAGCCGACGTACTACGCCGACGACGTCAGCCTCGACGGCCCGGGCACCCCGCCGACGACGACCCCGCCGACGACGACCCCGACGACGCCGACCACCCCCACGACGCCGACGACCCCGCCCACCACGACCACCCCGCCGACGACGACCACGCCGCCGCCGACCCAGGGTGACCTGCCGAAGCACGTCCTCACCGGCTACTGGCAGAACTTCTACAACGGCGCCAAGGCGCTGAAGCTGGCCGACGTCCCGACGAAGTACAACATCATCGCGGTGTCGTTCGCCGACGCCACGGGCACGCCGGGCGCGGTGAGCTTCACGCTCGACTCGGGCCTGTCTTCGCAGCTCGGCGGCTACACGGACGCGCAGTTCAAGGCCGACGTCAAGACGGTACAGGCGCGCGGGCAGAAGGTCATCATCTCCGTCGGCGGCCAAAACGGCACGATCAGCGTCGGCGACTCGACCTCGGCGAACAACTTCGCGAACAGCGTCAAGTCGCTGATCGCGAACTACGGCTTCGACGGCGTCGACATCGACCTCGAGAACGGCATCAACGCCACCTACATGGGCCAGGCGCTGCGCAGCATCTACAACGGCGGCGGCAAGGTCATCACGATGGCGCCGCAGACGATCGACATGCAGTCCACGCAGGGCGGCTACTTCCAGCTGGCGCTCGGCATCAAGGACATCCTGACGGTCGTCAACATGCAGTACTACAACTCCGGCACCATGCTCGGCTGCAACGGCAGCGTCTACGCGCAGGGCACGGTCGACTTCCTGACCGCGCTGGCCTGCATCCAGCTGCAGGGCGGCCTGCGCGCCGACCAGGTCGGGCTCGGCCTGCCGGCGTCGTCGCAGGCGGCGGGCGGCGGCTACCAGGCACCGGCCAACACGGTCTCGGCGCTGAACTGCCTGGCCAAGGGCACGTCGTGCGGCTCGTTCAAGCCGTCGGCGACCTACCCGGCGATCCGCGGCGCGATGACGTGGTCGATCAACTGGGACGCGTCGAACGGGTACGGGTTCGCCAACACGGTGTCGGCCGGGCTCGCGGGCCTGCCGTAA